Part of the Molothrus ater isolate BHLD 08-10-18 breed brown headed cowbird chromosome 34, BPBGC_Mater_1.1, whole genome shotgun sequence genome is shown below.
GGATTTCACATTCATAATTTTGAATATTCACGGGTTGCTCCAAGcaaacctgccaggacagacaggtcaggCTTGCCTTGGCTTGTGGTGGTTGCTgttcatcagctcctgaaaAACAAGGGCTCCGTGCTTTCTTTCCTATGGAGACCAATGTGACATTTGGGAGCCTTGTGAAatgaaggggccattgtgacactgcagagcaccatggatccaagggaccattgtgacactgtggagcctcgtggaaccaaggacatcattGTGGCTCTGTTTGGCCGCATGGTCCCAAGGGGCCAGTGCAAATCAGCGGTGTGGGAGTTAGCCTGGCTGCAACTCAGACTCAGCCAGATTTTACCCCAGAAGAAATGGGCGTGAGTTTCAAGTCCTAGGAATCATTCGTTTAACTTAGGGTGAGGTTGAGAGTTCCCCCATAAGCCTTTAATGTTGTTATGCTAACTTGTCCAAGTTCTACTCCCCTATTGGTTACTTGTTTCTTCTATAGGTTTATTGTTCTAGTTTTCTAGCCCCAAGTGTCTGTGTTGCTGCTTCCCCTTTGTCTCAGGTCTTAGGATTCTGCCCCTAATACTGTGCTTGACTTCtccatgtttattgtttttcaccctgttaTTAAAGTTCTTTTTGGGCAACTCCATCAAACCTGCGCCTTTTCATTTTCGCCCACCTTGCTCTTGAGTCAGGGAACCAGAGAGGTTTGTCACAGCCACCCTCATTGTGACCTTTGGCGCCCTAACAGGGACCATGACactcagggctccctgtgtcAGTCACGTCAGCTGGGGTTGGCTGATGGATAGGCCAGTGCTCCCCGGGATTTTGGATTGTGCTGCGTTCGGTGGATTGATCGTTGGGACCTTGGCCAGGATCAGCAGGGACATCGACGGTTTCACCTGCATAGGattgcaggtgggtttggggaaatGCAAGACATTTATTGCCCATTTTGCCACTGTCTTTTTATAATATGCACCCATGTCCCATAACTGATTTGTGGTCTTTTAGTGGCTCTTCCCCATaaggcagggaaagagaaaaatgggcagCCAGATGTCCAAAGTAGAAATGAGCATAAATGGATGCTTTAAGTTAATTCTCAGTGATCATGGCAAAgtattttcaaagaagaaattaaaatcaattgTGATGTggatcattaaaaattttccagatgCCTCTGTTGATGAAATCCATACCACTGAATTTTAGGACTCAGTGGGAGTTAAATGTACAACCTTTTGATCAAAAGGGACCCCATTGCACCCTGCATGCTCCCCATCTTCCACACTATCCTTGAGACCCTTCACCAGCAAGCAGTGTGTCGAAAACTCGATCCATTGGTCACTCCTAACTTGGGATCTCCCTTCAAACCTGCCTTTCTCAGACCTTCCACGATGGTCCAAGATGGCAATGGCCACACTGTCCTGGAGCATCAAGCCCTGGAGACACAAGATGGAAGGAGCCTGAATGTGGCACAGGAGCCCAACCATCCTCCCTCCATCTTGGCTCCTCCACTTCCTGCTaccacagccttctcttccACCCTGAGCGAACCTCCAGACTCCACCCCCACAACTGCGGGTCACGCCCCCACTGTCAATCATCCTCTCCACCCTGGGCCATGCCTCCAGTTAAGGAAGGAGACTGGCAAATAACCTCGAAACTCCTCATTGCCCTGGGATGTTATGAAAGAAGGGGGCAGAATCCCAGGTGTCAGCCATTGGTTTATGGGGAAATCAAGGATCTGTGTAGGGCAGCTAAAGACCATAGGAAGGACTTACCTTGTTTTAATGGCCTAATGAGGGCCATGTTTACAGCACATTTCTTAACTCtctatgatttaaaatatattatgaccATGCTGTTGTCACCTACAGAATacaccctgtgggaagggggatggaagTGTTTACTAAATCAATTAATAGCAGACTATGCTAATAATGAGGCGAGGGCAGAATTGACAAAACACCATCTAGCTGGAGAAGGACAACACAGCCTGCCAGATGATCAAGCAGCAGGTATCCCCAGAGAAGTATTGGATGATATCAAAGAGATGGCTTTGAAAGCTTTAATCCACGTATTGGATGGTAGCACCCCCAATTTGGACTAccttgggtggctgcagctaaagctttGGGGCAATCAGACCATCCTGGGTGCCTGTTAAGTAAGCAAACcaatgctgcctccctcacattgagtggctgctctcagacacagagacCATCAGACACGCCACCTTGCAGAACAGCGATAGAGTTTTTACTCTGGGCacatgggcatggctgtgtagactctgagggcatgtgctgcatgaacctctccagccacagcgaGTCAATCCACAAGAGCATTCAGGTACTGAAGGAAGGGTTCAAGAAGCTTCAATTGGAAAACAAAGACTGGTTCAATAAACTCTTCCAGTCCAATGGACTAAAGGGATGGATGATGTCTAGCTAAAACAGGACTATTAATTCCCTTAGTGGTTGTTGTTGTATTGTTAATTGTCCCATGTTTGTTTGGATGCTTTTAGAAAGTCTGACAAAATTCTTTCAGTTCCATCTTTGTTGTAAAACAGAAAGCAGGAAGATACccaacacaggctcctcatggactccttggaggagagaattgaaagccaggatggcacaaaaacctctcagagactcagtgtgggaaggaaaatccttaaaagtacctaaaagtattcttaaatccataaagtaccttaaaaaccttgagtatctGAAGGTATTactgagccccactgagtgtcagtacaaagctctcaAGGGACTCATTAAAGCTgataattggggccatgattgcacaaacctctcacagagtctggatcaaaagggaaacaccaagtaccttcaaataactgaagtaccctgaagtattaatgagccccactgagtgttgttactgacaaagcctctccagggactaattacagcagataattggaggccaggattgcacaaacctctcagagactccaaggcaaaagccaaacccaaagtcctttgaaaaacctgcagtccctgcagggagcatgaaggagcccccagggccattgctgagcaaggctccccagggactccttgcagcagatccttggggccactgggatgtgggctagggggggatgctgagggcaggacaaggggctgacagtgcccagcctggctggggctgtgccaggaggccccagggcctcaggacaaggtgtctcctcccagcccttggtggcacagaccctgctgtgccccagggcaccaagacttggcttctctttgtccccacctgtcatcactgcctgcagttctctgctctgcctggggcctggggacacttgctcagtcgtgtccctctctgggacccattaaaagtccaagaaactttggagttggattctgccttggagttctggagaggtttcttcagctccctctcagggactgatgtccagggcctgagcacaaagccccagaggctgattaaagtccttgtgctgtgtctgtgctgctgagctgggctgggctcctggcccagaggcagctcctgatcaccaagaagagcttcaaaagcacatttctcttgatgagcagctcttctgccagcccagcagggctggggcactgcctgcagccagcccgggcacagcacagaggcacagagagcttcaatcagtcagggctgggaaggggctgagaagtgcctggggcacaatcactgccagcccttggcacaggaacctctggctgcaggacaatgcagctgcagctcctggagccatctcctaaagctggaacatgccaatgcctgcagagcctgtgagtacattctctgcttgtctcttgtgcagagcagccaggggtgcccagggctgtcctgcagagcagggtcctgcagcccagggcgctgtgctggggcagggactctgctgcctgccagggacagctctcagccagccctggcagctgctcccagcactgggggacaagatctgggtggcaggagacagGTGGTGAGGCTTGGGAGTGTTCTCcttgtgtggggaggatgctgcattgttcagggctgctcccagcatggcattgaactgcagaacatttccaaatAGATCATACAGGAAGCACAGCGAGGCAGGGGTTGCATAAAGGGGAAAACCTGCTTTTTATTCTACTGCTTTCGGTTGCCTGGATAAGAAACTGCTCATAGATATTCATCTCTCAGTTCAcgttgagaaaaataaaaaaattctctaaGATCTGAATAAATTGGGCCGTGAGCCAGCATCAGtgttgcttttccagcctcctcagggttgCTCTGACGTTgccatcagagcctgcagagccagagttgcccctgggcagtgccagagctgggagggctctgcagggcagagctgagcccccagggctgggctgggctctggcagcactggcagggcccagccctgggcacagggaagcagctgctggcagggacagctccaggcagcagagccctgggcaggcagtgggaggaaagtgcccccagcctgtgctgggttatttcaagtcctctccaaacccaactattccatgattactTTTCTTACAGATCCCCATGCCAAGGCACcagcaaatgtccaacagcagctccatcaggcacttcctcctgctggcattggcagacacgcggcagctgcagctcctgcacttctgcctcttgctgggcatctccctggctgccctcctgggcaacggcctcatcatcagcgccgtagcctgcggccaccacctgcacacgcccatgttcttcttcctgctcaacctggccctcgctgacctgggcttcatctgcaccactgtccccaaagccatgcacaattccctctgggacaccagcaacatctcctacacaggatgtgctgctcagctctttttctttgtgttctttctGTCAGCAGAGTATTTCCTCCTGACCGtcatgtgctacgaccgctacgtgtccatctgcaaacccctgcactacgggaccctcctgggcagcagagcttgtgcccacatggcagcagctgcctgggccagtgcctttctcaatgctctcatgcacacggccaatacattttccctgcccctgtgccatggcaatgccctgggccagttcttctgtgaagtGCCCcagatcctcaagctctcctgtGACAAATCCTATCTCAGGGAACTTGGGCTTCTTGCTGTTACTGTCTGTTTAGATTGtggctgttttgtgttcattgttttctcctatgtgcagatcttcagggtCGTGatgaggatcccctctgagcagggacggcacaaagccttttccacctgcctccctcacctggctgtggtctctctgttcctcagcactggcaTATTTTACTacctgaagcccccctccatgtcctccccatccctggatctggccctgtcagttctgtactcggtggtgcctccagccctgaaccccctcatctacagcctgaggaaccaggagctcaaggctgcagtgtggagactgatgactggatgctttcagaaacattaaactGTTGGCCAATCTCTGCAAATCACTCGTAATAAAAGTTATCTTTGATACTTCTTGTTGATATAATTTTGGAggttcttttcctttgttttagtATTTTCATATTGTCAACAAAGAAATGTCAATCTTtgtgccatttctcattttgtttctctccaccttccctgtggccacagactGTATCAATGAGGGTCTGTGCTCTTGGTGGCTTTAAAGGCACTAaaggatctcccagcagagttttctgcagagatgcccttttgttgccttctctggagctgcagcagcaatgtctgtgtgcagagctggggcagatcagtgctggcccagcagctgtgcccagcagcagcagcagcagcacttggtgttgccagtgctgctgccgtggccctgccccactgccctggtggccctggtgttgctgcagggcctgagtgctctcggggccgggcatagccctgggggtggcagtgctggggctgcagcagggacaggccatgggcactgctggggcagcgctgacgCCTCAGGCCAGggcctgggggctccaggctccttgcccaggctctctcaagaacacggccaggccaatgctcagcacagaaacccctgtgagcagccccaggctggccgtgggcaggctgggggcaaacagcatggctggggctctgcaagggccctggggcagacgggaaggagcagcagagcaggggctgatccatgcccagtgcgctgcacagcccagggcagcgtcccagagtgtcctcatgcagctgccaacaacatcccccctctgcagccctggcctctcccccagctcacacaggtgccccatccttgcaggcacagacacggcagcactgcctcagcagcccctgtttgcattgcacacagcaggggcagcacccccatgctgttgctgtggggacatgaacctgagggagcacaaatgccatcagcccctggggccagcaaggcCTGCgggacaccagggaaaccactcagctttgtcctggcctctgcagtcagccagaaagtttgttcccatcagctgggagtttcctgtgccactgcagacgctgttgctcagagccagggctgcctggcagccacccccaaactgccctgagcaTTTCCTCTGCTTCACCTTTGCCTTTTTTGCTCTTCTGCTACAAATTTATTCCCATtgcccagccctgttccctcgcctgcaaacagcccatccctgtTGGTCCTTTCCTCTCTGGCCCCACTCCCCATTGCAGTTCCTGACTTGGCCCCATGGAAACGTCCCTTGGGGAGCAGGATCATCCtacaagtgctgcaggaattgtctgcaggctcctgcagtgcctgctgctgctcccttgccaCAGGCACCCCAGGCCAGGGGGGCACGTCTGGGCTGCTGTGTCTCCCTCTGGGGCTCCCTGTTCTGGGcaatgaggaggagctgcagaggctctgcaggactgacaggatgggttttggggctgccaggagaagctgagggacctgggctgctggagctcctcaAGAGGAGGCCCAGGGCTCATCCTGTAACTGCTCCAAGTGTGgtttcagagaatcacagaatcagcaaggttggaaaaggccttggagatcatcaagtccaacctgtgccctgaCATCACCTTgtgtcccctgagcctcctcttctccaggagaaacaagcccagctcccttagctgctcctcacaggacttgtgctccagaccccttcccagccttgttgcccttctctggacacgctcgagcccctccatgtccttcctaatttggggggcccagaactggacactgCACTCGAGGTGCTGCCcaaccagtgctgagcacaggggaagaatccctgccctgctcctgctagccacaccattcctgatccaggtCTGGAGCCCTTGGCCTTCTTGTCCACCTGGGCACgctgctgcctcatgtccagcctgcgGTCCATCAGTCCCTGTACGTCCCTTTCtgtctggctgctctgcagccattctgtccccagcctgtagtgctgcaggggttgttgtggccaaagtgcaggacccgGCACTGGGACTTGTTaaacctcaccttgttggatttgggccctggatccagcctgtccagggccctgtgcagagccctcctaccctccagcagatcaacactcccagACAACTTGGTGTCACCACAGTTCCATGAGACCCCAGAGTGTACCAATGCTCTCCATGGTTCAGTGAGGCCTCccagtgtcacaatgtcccTTTGCTTCCATGGGACCCCTTGGTGTCACAAACTCCCTTGGATCCTTGGGCCcttcagtgtcacaatggcacCTTGGTCCcccaaggccctgcagtgtcacaatggatcCTTGATTCCATGACGTCTggcagtgcagcaatgctctccttggttccacagtgtcacaatggcctcttggtCCAGAGGGCCACCATGGTGTCTAACATGTTTCCTTCATTCCAGgagtccctgaggagcagccctggcctgttggttccatggggccctgcagtgtcacaatggccccattGTGACACCAGTCCTGCTCTGTCCCAATGCTCTGCATGgttccacagggccctgcagggtcacagtggcCTCTGTGTTTCCATGAGGCCTCAGAGTGCCACAATGAATTCCTTggtgctgcagtgtcacaatggagcCCTGGTGACACAagatcctgcagtgtcaccagggacccttggttccatggggcacCACAGTGTCACAATTGTCCCCTGAGTTCCCAGAGTCCTTGCAATGGAGCAACGGCCCCTTGATTCCATtgtccccaggctctcccaagggtctccttggttccacagtgtcacaacggccccttggttccacaaggccctgcagggtcacagtggcCTCTGTGGTTCCAGCAAGACCCACCCTGTCACCATGGACTCCTTGCTTCCGttcagccccacagtgtcaccgtggccccttggctctgtgctgccatgtcgtacacagtgtcaccatggtcctctTAGTGCCACCaggccccgcagtgtcacaatggccccttgcttccccaggccctgcagtgGCACAATCATCAGAGAATCaaccaggctggaaaagaccttggagagcatcaagtccaacctggAATCCAACAacaccttgtcacccagaccatggcactcagtctttccttaaaaacctccagggacagtgactcaCCTATATACCCTGGCAGCCTATTCTAATGCCCAACTACCCTTTGTATGGAGAATATATTCGAATGTCCAGTCTAAAAATCCCCTGGTGCGGCTTTTGGCGGTGCtgtcttgtcctgtccctgttccctgggagaagagcctgaccgccacctggctgcaccctcctgtcagggagttgtagagagagatgaggtctcccctgagcctcctcttcttcaggataaacaacccctgctccctcagccactcctcacaggacttgtgcttcAGACCCCTgaccagccttgttgcccttctctggacatgctccagcccctccatgtccttcctaaattggggggcccagaactggacactgCACTCGAGGTGCTGCCCAACCAGTGCCCAGCATAGGGGaagaatcactgccctgctgcttctggccacaccattcctgatccataGGAGTGCCAGGGGTTGGATGAGGGAaatggtggggagggggtggggacAAAGTGTTATTGATTGTCAcccatgaagggtcttgattttcatatctgtTCAGACTGCATTAGAAGGTGCTGGGGTTCAATATCAATTGGACATTAGAAtgcatttctgaaatttctCTAACTAACCAGAGAATAATTGAAAACTATGATTATTCCCAGGGGCTTTTCTTGTTCAGGTATTTCATTCAAATATTTATGAGCTTTTCTCACTGAATTCCGGACCTGAAGAGTTCAAGAAAGAAGAGGCCTCTGGAGTAATAAAATTCATCAGCAACCTCCAAGTGGCTCAGGATCCATCACCTTTAAAgcagcaatgaacagaaatgggcacagctttgtggctgctgtcccagctttggcatgggccctgggcctggagcaggagcagctcttgaaGGCCCCAAGGCcggggctctggtgctgccctgggcagatgggatggcagcaggggctgcagagctctcagcacctcagcccaaggggagcaggcagccagggagcctcctttggccttggccaagcaccttcccccatggctggggctgagtcctgtggcagctgcagctgctgctgtgcccttggcaggggctgaggccgtgggaccagtgcccagagcagcctggcctgagcagagctgtggggccagagccggctgggctgggctgggctcagagaggcccttggtgctgcccagagctcagggcagctggcagagcttgcagggagctgggctgggctccgagagcctggcccagaaaccatcagtgtccatctcagcctggctgagcgtgcaggggcaggactcaGGCCAGGCcttgtggggcagggccagcgcctgtgcaaggcattgcaaacaggcaagtggcccagagaggaggctgctctgtgcccttggtgGCATGGATAGAGCAGGGAGGGGCCCAGGACATTTGTCAGtgccagcctctgtgcccatgctttggcagccctggctgctgagcccagctttggcgtgggctgagtttggctgtggcccagctccatcctcctgcggggctcagggcctgttcctggccatggccagccctggctgcctctctgctggcccagaggccagcagagcccggggcagggctgtctgtgcagccccacaggtgccag
Proteins encoded:
- the LOC118700694 gene encoding olfactory receptor 14A16-like, producing the protein MSNSSSIRHFLLLALADTRQLQLLHFCLLLGISLAALLGNGLIISAVACGHHLHTPMFFFLLNLALADLGFICTTVPKAMHNSLWDTSNISYTGCAAQLFFFVFFLSAEYFLLTVMCYDRYVSICKPLHYGTLLGSRACAHMAAAAWASAFLNALMHTANTFSLPLCHGNALGQFFCEVPQILKLSCDKSYLRELGLLAVTVCLDCGCFVFIVFSYVQIFRVVMRIPSEQGRHKAFSTCLPHLAVVSLFLSTGIFYYLKPPSMSSPSLDLALSVLYSVVPPALNPLIYSLRNQELKAAVWRLMTGCFQKH